CCATAATATCTTCAAGTTTTTCACGATCAACCCAGCCTTCGATCTCAGGGATCGTAGGTGCTAAACGTTTCGCAGACATAGGACGAAGCAGAAGTCCCTCACAGTTAGATTCGTTAAGAACAGTTTGCAGGGCATCTTTATTTTGTGACATCGGGCGTTGTCCTAAAACCTCACCACTGATCAAAAATGAAGCACCTTCATCTTTCATAATTCTTTTTGCCACTTCAAACATTTTTGCATGACAGTCAATACAAGGATTGAAATGTTTCCCATAGCCGTATTTAGGATCAAAAAGTACATCTTGGAGATACTCGTCTTGAATATCTACAATTTTAAATTCTGCACCAACTTGAGCACACATGTTTTCCATATGGGCACGTCTGTCCTTTGTACTTCCAAAACCAGTTGCGATATTGATCGCCAACACATCTATACCTTGATCGATGATCAGTTTCATCGCTAAAGTAGAGTCCAGTCCACCGCTAAATAGGGCTATTGCTTTCATTTTCTTTCCTTGTGAAGGCACATGGGTATCTTTTATATAAGATACTGTTTACCTAAAAAATTTTCGAAATTTTATCACAAGAAAGTTACACTATTATAAAAAAAACTAATTAAGCTTCAAAGCTTACAAGTTGACCGCGCTTCAGTTGCGCTATTTTTCCGCGGTACTTTCGGATATAAAATGCTTTTTGTTCAAAAGAGATGTTAGACGCTATATTGATCTTCTTAAGTTCTCGATCATAATATCTTGTCAAAAAGATAATAAGTTCAGCAGTTAAATCATCGCCACTTTTAAGCACTTTAACCATATCATCAACTAAAATAGCCATAAGTTCAGGAGCATCTGTTTTCCCCTCTAAAGCCATTGCAAATTCACGCGCATGAAACTGCAGCATCGAAGGCTCCAGCACATCCAAAACCGTATCTAAAAACTGAGGTTTTTCCAGTATAGTTTTAATTAAAGAGAGTTCCCACATATCTTTATGGGTATTTTTTTGTACTAACTCTTTTGGTTGTGAGTTTGTTTGATTTGTTATTTTTACGAGTGAAGGGGAAACTCCCAGTCCTCCTAAACGGGAAGCGAGATATGTTTTATACTCCTCTTGTAAAATAGGGCTGAGTGTTTTTAAGTATGCCACACCCTCCGCCATACAACGCTCTTTTTCTTTTGGATCTTTGAGATTGTAAAGCGATAATAACTCGTCTAATACAAATTCGATAAACGGCTTAGGGGTGTGAAAAATATCTGAAAGTTCATTGACACGTCCCTCTTTAACCATATCCGCAGGATCCAGACCACCCTCGAAAACAACAACCCCGCCGTTAAAACCTGCAGCACTCAGTAGTTTACTTGCCTTAAGTGCTGCTGCGCGTCCCGCTTTATCCCCGTCATACGCCATAATAACACGAGGAGAACCTTTTCTAAGAAGCGGTAAGTGTTCGTTTGTAAGAGCAGTTCCAAGCGTTGCAACCGCATTGTCAAAGCCTGCCTGATGCAACATAATTACATCTAAATAGCCTTCAGTGATTATAATCTCTGCTTTTTTGTAGATCGCCTGTTTTGCAATGTTATAGGCATATAAAAGACGTGACTTGTTAAAAAACTTTGTCTCTGGTGAATTCACATACTTTGCACTGTGTCCCGTAATCGTACGTCCGCCAAAACCTACAATAGAACCGTTAGCCGAGTAGATCGGAAAAGTGATACGCTCGATAAAACGTGCAA
This window of the Sulfurimonas sp. C5 genome carries:
- a CDS encoding argininosuccinate synthase domain-containing protein; this translates as MKAIALFSGGLDSTLAMKLIIDQGIDVLAINIATGFGSTKDRRAHMENMCAQVGAEFKIVDIQDEYLQDVLFDPKYGYGKHFNPCIDCHAKMFEVAKRIMKDEGASFLISGEVLGQRPMSQNKDALQTVLNESNCEGLLLRPMSAKRLAPTIPEIEGWVDREKLEDIMGRSRDRQMELAKEIGLTDFESPGGGCLLTDENFGKKMWDFIKHDTFEKQDIPVMKHGRHFRLENGAKLVIGRDKDENAFLQEIENDKFYHIRTVGLPGPHALLSKNASQEDKEFAMRGILTYCKTKADEEYTLAFGEEEVQVKPLESREVMKPFSIM
- the dnaG gene encoding DNA primase, which gives rise to MISQDSIEALKARLDVIDVVGSYVELKKAGANFKAPCPFHDEKTASFVVSPSKQIYHCFGCGAGGDSIKFVMEYEKLTYPEAIEKLASSYNFTLTYTDNKNNKPRSQLMEKLNEWYQNLLSHNQIAMKYLHERGIYESSIEKFGLGYAPKSHESINYLQSEQFTLNEAVEYGVVGYDPERRQSFARFIERITFPIYSANGSIVGFGGRTITGHSAKYVNSPETKFFNKSRLLYAYNIAKQAIYKKAEIIITEGYLDVIMLHQAGFDNAVATLGTALTNEHLPLLRKGSPRVIMAYDGDKAGRAAALKASKLLSAAGFNGGVVVFEGGLDPADMVKEGRVNELSDIFHTPKPFIEFVLDELLSLYNLKDPKEKERCMAEGVAYLKTLSPILQEEYKTYLASRLGGLGVSPSLVKITNQTNSQPKELVQKNTHKDMWELSLIKTILEKPQFLDTVLDVLEPSMLQFHAREFAMALEGKTDAPELMAILVDDMVKVLKSGDDLTAELIIFLTRYYDRELKKINIASNISFEQKAFYIRKYRGKIAQLKRGQLVSFEA